Proteins encoded by one window of Massilia sp. NR 4-1:
- a CDS encoding GGDEF domain-containing protein gives MDSLLKHMVDMTGHRDHTMLDISVISAVQELARASQTRVLTLAQVRGQTFVRARASIETGRPARMEESPDPASPGEPLSNYPALARCIARHELNADLADAEGRHTLWLPIWLGDKASTCLEIVHPTPYTSETIHIIGGIVSVYRNFQNLLDYSERDSLTGLLNRKTFDDQLAKMLQASNAEPDGLTLPPGEPERRHHCDQERQWLAVVDVDHFKHVNDRFGHLYGDEVLILIANLLQSSFRAQDRVFRFGGEEFVVLLRSTTLGNARRIIDRFRMNVEQHDFPQVGKVTVSVGFVSISSYEAPVVVLGRADQALYYAKSHGRNMSCHYDELVSGGLLHAIESNDTAEFF, from the coding sequence ATGGATTCCCTACTGAAACACATGGTGGACATGACCGGCCACCGCGATCACACGATGCTCGACATCTCGGTGATCTCGGCGGTACAGGAACTCGCGCGCGCCTCGCAAACCCGGGTGCTGACGCTGGCCCAGGTGCGGGGCCAGACCTTTGTCCGCGCGCGCGCCAGCATCGAGACCGGCCGCCCGGCGCGCATGGAGGAGTCGCCCGACCCGGCCAGTCCCGGCGAGCCGCTCAGCAACTACCCGGCGCTGGCGCGCTGCATCGCGCGCCACGAGCTGAATGCGGACCTGGCGGACGCCGAAGGCCGCCATACCCTGTGGCTGCCGATCTGGCTGGGCGACAAGGCCAGCACCTGTCTGGAAATCGTCCACCCCACGCCCTACACCAGCGAGACCATCCACATCATCGGCGGCATCGTCAGCGTTTACCGCAATTTCCAGAACCTGCTCGATTACAGCGAGCGCGACTCCCTCACCGGCCTGCTCAACCGCAAGACCTTCGACGACCAGCTGGCCAAGATGCTGCAGGCCTCGAACGCCGAACCGGACGGCCTGACCCTGCCGCCGGGCGAGCCGGAACGGCGCCACCACTGCGACCAGGAGCGGCAATGGCTGGCGGTGGTCGACGTCGACCACTTCAAGCATGTGAACGACCGCTTCGGCCATTTGTATGGCGACGAGGTGCTGATCCTGATCGCCAACCTGCTGCAATCGTCCTTTCGCGCCCAGGACCGCGTGTTCCGCTTCGGCGGCGAAGAATTCGTGGTGCTGCTGCGCTCCACCACGCTGGGCAATGCGCGCCGCATCATCGACCGCTTCCGCATGAACGTGGAGCAGCACGATTTCCCGCAGGTGGGCAAGGTCACGGTCAGCGTGGGCTTTGTCAGCATCAGCAGCTACGAGGCGCCGGTGGTGGTGCTGGGCCGCGCCGACCAGGCGCTGTACTACGCCAAGAGCCACGGCCGCAATATGTCCTGCCACTACGACGAATTGGTGAGCGGCGGCCTGCTGCACGCCATCGAATCGAACGATACCGCCGAATTCTTCTAG
- a CDS encoding HD-GYP domain-containing protein, with product MFKKVDSSQLKVGMYIQDLSCDWMTHPFVRNRFLISSEEEIRKILKAGIHDVIIDASKGLDVEEAPTVAEAQAATEREITQLAAKPAKVVKVGLGEELQRAAQIRHQASNLVRNVMADVRLGKAVEVDQVQPVVQNITESILRNPGALLGLLRIKTKDDYTFLHSVSVCALLVAFCNSRGMDEETTREAGLGGLLHDAGKALVPDAILNKPGRLTEEEFDVIRKHPQDGYDILRKSPGIGPIPLDITLHHHERRDGTGYPSQQAGDGISELAQMAAIVDVYDAITADRCYHKGMPAAAALRKIYEWSKFHFNPQYVQEFMRCVGIYPVGTLVLLESGRLGVVVEPHETNLLAPKVNVFFNTKSNIYIKPETVDLSRGLGFGGGDKIVGHELPAKWNVDPMRFLTLAET from the coding sequence ATGTTCAAGAAAGTTGATTCGTCCCAGCTCAAGGTCGGCATGTATATCCAGGATCTCAGCTGCGACTGGATGACCCACCCCTTCGTGCGCAACCGCTTCCTGATCAGCAGCGAAGAGGAGATCCGCAAGATTCTCAAGGCGGGCATCCACGACGTCATCATCGACGCTTCCAAGGGATTGGACGTGGAGGAGGCGCCCACGGTGGCCGAGGCGCAGGCGGCCACCGAGCGTGAAATCACGCAGCTGGCGGCCAAGCCGGCCAAGGTGGTCAAGGTCGGACTGGGCGAGGAGTTGCAGCGCGCGGCGCAGATCCGCCACCAGGCGTCGAACCTGGTGCGCAATGTGATGGCCGATGTCCGCCTGGGCAAGGCGGTGGAGGTGGACCAGGTGCAGCCGGTGGTGCAGAACATCACCGAATCGATCCTGCGCAATCCGGGCGCCCTGCTTGGCCTGCTGCGCATCAAGACCAAGGACGATTACACCTTCCTGCATTCGGTCAGCGTGTGCGCGCTGCTGGTGGCCTTCTGCAATTCGCGCGGCATGGATGAGGAAACCACGCGCGAGGCGGGACTGGGCGGCCTGCTGCACGATGCTGGCAAGGCCTTGGTGCCGGACGCCATCCTGAACAAGCCGGGCCGCCTGACCGAAGAGGAGTTCGACGTCATCCGCAAGCATCCGCAGGACGGCTACGACATCCTGCGCAAATCGCCCGGCATCGGCCCCATTCCGCTCGACATCACCCTGCACCACCATGAGCGGCGCGACGGTACCGGCTATCCTTCGCAGCAGGCCGGCGATGGCATCAGCGAGCTGGCGCAGATGGCGGCCATCGTCGATGTGTACGACGCCATCACGGCCGACCGCTGCTACCACAAGGGCATGCCGGCCGCCGCCGCGCTGCGCAAGATCTACGAGTGGAGCAAGTTCCACTTCAATCCCCAGTATGTGCAGGAATTCATGCGCTGCGTGGGCATCTATCCGGTCGGTACCCTGGTGCTGCTGGAGTCGGGCCGCCTGGGCGTGGTGGTGGAGCCGCACGAAACCAATCTGCTGGCGCCCAAGGTCAACGTCTTTTTCAACACCAAGTCGAATATCTACATCAAGCCGGAAACCGTGGACCTGTCGCGCGGCCTGGGCTTCGGCGGCGGCGACAAGATCGTCGGCCACGAGCTGCCTGCCAAGTGGAATGTGGACCCGATGCGTTTCCTGACCCTGGCCGAGACCTGA
- a CDS encoding LysR substrate-binding domain-containing protein yields the protein MEIRQLRYFVAIVDHGSLSRAALVLHVAQPALTQQLRHLEEELGVQLLHRSAQGVLSTDAGKVFYDHAQAILKQVADAKQAVTHSARPSGSVTLGLPHSISGALALPLLMAAQRHYPDVTLQLTEELTGNLAEQLKSGRVNLAVLFDDGQLTPFATTPLAEEELAYICRADGADFKLDASVTLAQALGTKLILPGLQHGVRPRIEAVARAAGLHTGDVIEINSIAILKSAILAGMGATILPVAPVLDEIERGSMRVHSIHHPAISRTAVLCASRTIPLTNAASSIASLAQQVVIELCETGTWPGARLLP from the coding sequence ATGGAAATACGCCAACTCCGTTACTTTGTTGCAATTGTCGATCATGGTTCCCTGTCGCGCGCGGCCCTGGTGCTGCATGTGGCCCAGCCCGCGCTGACCCAGCAGCTGCGCCATCTGGAGGAAGAATTGGGGGTGCAGCTGCTGCACCGGTCCGCGCAGGGCGTGCTCAGCACCGACGCCGGCAAAGTGTTTTACGACCACGCGCAGGCGATCCTGAAACAGGTGGCGGATGCGAAACAAGCGGTTACCCATTCGGCCCGCCCCTCGGGCAGCGTCACGCTCGGCCTGCCGCACAGCATCTCGGGCGCGCTGGCCCTGCCGCTGCTGATGGCGGCCCAGCGCCACTACCCCGACGTCACCCTGCAGCTGACGGAGGAATTGACCGGCAATCTGGCGGAACAGCTCAAATCCGGCCGCGTGAATCTGGCCGTACTGTTCGACGACGGCCAGCTCACGCCCTTCGCCACCACGCCGCTGGCGGAAGAGGAGCTGGCCTATATCTGCCGCGCCGATGGCGCGGACTTCAAGCTGGACGCCAGCGTCACCCTGGCGCAGGCGCTGGGCACGAAGCTGATCCTGCCTGGTCTGCAGCACGGCGTGCGGCCGCGCATCGAAGCGGTGGCGCGCGCCGCCGGCCTGCATACCGGCGACGTTATCGAAATCAATTCCATCGCGATTCTGAAATCGGCCATCCTGGCCGGCATGGGCGCCACCATCCTGCCGGTGGCGCCGGTGCTGGACGAGATCGAGCGCGGCAGCATGCGCGTCCATTCCATCCACCACCCGGCCATCTCGCGCACGGCGGTGCTGTGCGCCTCGCGCACGATACCGCTGACGAATGCGGCCAGTTCCATTGCCAGCCTCGCTCAGCAGGTCGTCATCGAGCTGTGTGAAACCGGTACCTGGCCTGGGGCACGGCTACTTCCTTAA
- a CDS encoding glycosyltransferase — MARILFIHQNFPGQFRHIAPSLAAEGHEVLALGMNAKADALPGVRYICHRVRNAGHATENSLLSDLHSKLLRGDSASAELWRLKEEGFAPDIVFVHPGWGEAMFVKDVFPTAKTIIYAEYYYQSEGGDSHFDPEFSKPPSLQSLQKLRIRNTHLLHAMSAADAALSPTQFQRDRHPAWFRDRISVIHDGIDTERFRPDAKAVVRLASQAIALRPGDEVVTYVARQLEPYRGYHTFMRALPLLQKLRPTARIVIVGGDGASYGAAAPRGKTWKGIFRDEVAAELDMRRIHFVGKLPHAVLTQLMQVSAVYTYLTYPFVLSWSLLEAMSTGCLIVGSRTAPLEEVIAHGRNGLLTDFFDAEQLAHTIASALAKRDSLTELRRAARRTVADRYDLHKICLPAQKRFILD, encoded by the coding sequence ATGGCACGCATTCTTTTCATTCATCAGAACTTCCCTGGCCAGTTCCGTCATATCGCGCCTTCCCTCGCCGCCGAAGGACATGAGGTGCTTGCCCTCGGCATGAACGCCAAAGCCGACGCCCTGCCGGGCGTACGCTATATCTGCCACCGGGTGCGCAACGCCGGCCACGCAACAGAAAACAGTCTGCTCAGCGACCTGCACTCCAAACTGCTGCGCGGCGACTCCGCCTCGGCCGAGCTGTGGCGCTTGAAGGAAGAAGGCTTTGCGCCCGATATCGTATTCGTGCATCCAGGCTGGGGCGAGGCGATGTTCGTGAAAGATGTTTTTCCCACGGCGAAGACGATCATCTATGCCGAATACTACTACCAGTCGGAAGGCGGAGACTCCCACTTCGACCCGGAATTCTCCAAGCCACCCAGCCTGCAAAGCCTGCAAAAGCTCAGGATCCGCAACACGCATCTGCTGCATGCCATGTCCGCCGCCGATGCAGCCCTGTCGCCCACACAGTTCCAGCGCGACCGGCACCCGGCGTGGTTCCGCGATCGCATCTCCGTGATCCATGACGGCATCGACACCGAGCGATTCCGCCCAGACGCCAAGGCCGTGGTCCGGCTGGCGTCGCAAGCCATCGCCCTGCGCCCAGGCGACGAAGTGGTGACCTATGTAGCGCGGCAGTTGGAACCTTACCGCGGCTACCACACTTTCATGCGCGCCCTGCCTCTGTTGCAAAAGCTACGGCCCACTGCGCGCATCGTCATCGTGGGCGGCGATGGCGCCAGCTACGGCGCCGCAGCGCCGCGTGGCAAAACGTGGAAAGGCATCTTCCGCGACGAAGTCGCGGCGGAACTGGACATGCGCCGCATCCATTTCGTCGGCAAGCTGCCGCATGCGGTACTGACTCAGCTGATGCAGGTGTCGGCCGTGTACACCTATCTCACCTACCCCTTCGTGCTGTCATGGTCGCTGCTGGAGGCGATGAGCACCGGCTGCCTGATCGTCGGCTCCCGCACCGCACCGCTGGAAGAGGTAATCGCGCACGGCCGCAACGGCTTGCTGACCGACTTCTTCGACGCCGAACAGCTGGCGCATACAATCGCCAGCGCACTGGCCAAGCGCGATTCGTTAACGGAACTGCGGCGGGCGGCGCGGCGCACAGTGGCAGACCGCTACGACCTGCACAAGATCTGCCTACCAGCGCAGAAGCGCTTTATTCTGGACTGA